In Lemur catta isolate mLemCat1 chromosome 1, mLemCat1.pri, whole genome shotgun sequence, one DNA window encodes the following:
- the ISLR gene encoding immunoglobulin superfamily containing leucine-rich repeat protein, with product MQELRLLCWVALLGLAQACPEPCDCGEKYGFQIADCAYRDLEAVPPGFPANVTTLSLSANRLPGLPEGAFREVPLLQSLWLAHNEIRTVAAGALAPLGHLKSLDLSHNLISDFAWSDLHNLSALQLLKMDSNELSFIPRDAFRSLHALRSLQLNHNRLHTLAEGTFAPLTALSHLQINDNPFDCTCGIVWLKTWALSTAVSIPEQDNIACTSPHVLKGTPLSRLPPLPCSAPSVQLSYQPSQDGAELRPGFVLALHCDVDGQPAPQLHWHIQTPGGTVEIASPNVGTDGRALPGTLAASSQPRFQAFANGSLLIPDFGKLEEGTYSCLATNELGSAESSVDVALATPGEGGEDTLGRRFHGKAAEGKGCYTVDNEVQPSGPEDNVVIIYLSRAGSPEAAVAGEGAPGQRLPGLLLLGQSLLLLLFLTSL from the coding sequence ATGCAGGAGCTGCGTCTGCTCTGCTGGGTGGCCCTCCTGGGCCTGGCGCAGGCCTGTCCCGAGCCCTGCGACTGCGGGGAGAAGTATGGCTTCCAGATTGCTGACTGTGCCTACCGTGACCTGGAGGCCGTGCCCCCTGGCTTCCCCGCCAATGTGACTACGCTGAGCCTGTCGGCCAACCGGCTGCCAGGTTTGCCAGAGGGCGCCTTCAGGGAGGTGCCCCTGCTGCAGTCGCTGTGGCTGGCGCACAATGAGATCCGCACGGTGGCGGCCGGTGCCCTGGCGCCTCTGGGCCATCTCAAGAGCCTGGACCTCAGCCACAACCTCATCTCTGACTTTGCCTGGAGCGACCTGCACAACCTCAGTGCCCTCCAGTTGCTCAAGATGGACAGCAACGAGCTGAGCTTCATCCCCCGAGACGCCTTCCGTAGCCTGCACGCTCTGCGCTCGCTGCAGCTCAACCACAACCGCCTGCACACGCTGGCCGAGGGCACCTTCGCCCCGCTCACTGCGCTGTCCCACCTGCAGATCAACGACAACCCCTTCGACTGCACCTGCGGTATCGTGTGGCTGAAGACCTGGGCCTTGTCCACAGCTGTGTCCATCCCCGAGCAGGACAACATCGCCTGCACTTCGCCCCACGTGCTCAAGGGCACACCGCTGAGCCGCCTGCCACCGCTGCCCTGCTCGGCACCCTCGGTGCAGCTCAGCTACCAGCCCAGCCAGGACGGTGCCGAGCTGCGGCCCGGCTTCGTGCTGGCGCTGCACTGTGACGTGGACGGGCAGCCGGCCCCCCAACTCCACTGGCACATCCAGACGCCCGGTGGCACCGTGGAGATCGCCAGCCCCAACGTGGGCACTGACGGGCGTGCCCTGCCTGGCACCCTGGCAGCCAGCAGCCAGCCACGCTTCCAGGCCTTTGCCAACGGCAGCCTGCTCATCCCCGACTTTGGCAAGCTGGAGGAAGGCACCTACAGCTGCCTGGCCACCAACGAGCTGGGCAGTGCCGAGAGCTCAGTGGACGTGGCGCTGGCCACACCTGGAGAGGGCGGTGAGGACACACTGGGGCGCAGGTTCCACGGCAAAGCCGCTGAGGGCAAGGGCTGCTATACCGTTGACAACGAGGTACAGCCATCAGGGCCGGAGGACAACGTGGTTATCATCTACCTCAGCCGGGCTGGGAGCCCTGAGGCTGCAGTAGCGGGAGAAGGAGCCCCTGGGCAGCGGCTCCCAGGCCTGCTCCTGCTGGGCCAgagccttctcctcctcctcttcctcacctccctctaG